In Campylobacter massiliensis, the DNA window TTACCAAGCTACATCGGCGCGATGGATGCGATGCGGACGGTGTTTTTTCAGATATTTACGCTGCTTGGCAGGCACCTAAACGAGTACGCAAGCTCTAGCGATGCCGAGGCGCTACATCAGATCCGCATAAATTTGCGCAAAACCCGATCTTTGCTCAAAATTTTCGCTCCCGTTTTCGACTGCAAAACGGCGCGGCATTTTCTGCTAAATTTTAAAAAACTAGCCGAGCTAACTAACCAAAAGCGCGATATAGACGTATTTTGCGAGTTTTTGCAAAAGCAAAAGGGCTTTGAAGGGCTAGCTAGCGAGCTAGAAATTTTAAGCAAAACCCTAGCCAAGAGTGTCCAAGCCGAGCTACAAAGCGAGGAAGCGAACGAAATTTTGCGCGACTGGGAGGTATTTTTACGCGAGGGAAGCGACTTTTTTAAAGGCGAGCTAGGAGACGCGCCGATAAAAAAAATCGTCGCAAAATCCATGCGAGCTCAAATTTTACGCCTTAAAAAATCTCTCTCAAATTTGAGCCAAACTACCGAAAACGCGCAGTTTCATAAGTGCCGTATCGAGATAAAAAGACTGAGATACTTAAGTGAGATTTTCGGCAGCGGTTTTGGCTTCCCTGCGGCTAAAAAATGCTTTAAAAAGAGCAAAATTTTACAAGAAACCTTTGGCTCGCTGCAAGACGCCGACATCTGGCTAGGCCTGCTAGCGCACGTAAAAAGCGGCGCCGAGCAAAAGCGCATAGACAAACTCCAAGCTAAAATTTACAAAAAAATCTACGAGCTACGAAGCGAAATTTTGGACTCAAAGCCTAAAATTTTAAAAAGCCTCACAAAGCTTTCGCACGGCTTAAAAATCTACTACATCTAAAGAGAAAAAATGGAAAAACAAGAAAAAATAGTTCAGATGTTTAACGACATCGCGCCTACCTACGACCTGGCAAACCGCGTGCTGAGCATGGGCGCGGACGTGAGCTGGCGTAAGATCGCGTGCAAAACGGTTCTGTCAAATTTCAAAGACTCTAGCGTAAATATCGTAGACGTCGCATGCGGCACGGGCGATATGATGGGCTTTTGGCAAAAGACGGCGGGCGAGTTTAACGTAAAAATAGAAAATCTAATCGGCGTCGATCCCTCAAGCGGCATGCTAGCAGTCGCTAAGCAAAAATTCCCCGAGTTTAAATTTATCGAGGCGCTAGCGACGCAAACGACGCTTGATAGCGGCTCGATGGACGTGCTAAGCATCAGCTACGGCATCAGAAACGTAGTCGAGCGAGAAGCCGCGCTAAGAGAGTTTAACAGAGTGCTAAAAATGGGCGGGTATGTCGTGGTGCTTGAGTTTACCAAACGTAAAAAAAGCGGGATTTTAACTGGTGCTCGCGACTTTTATCTAGGTAAAATTTTGCCTAAAATAGGCGGCTTTATCTCCAAAAATCAAGAAGCCTACGAGTACCTGCCAAGCTCGATCGAGGGCTTTTTAGACGCCAAAAGCTTTGCGGACGAACTTGCTAGCGCTGGCTTTGAGATGCGCCTTTGCAAGAGTTTTTCGATGGATATTTCTACCCTTTTCATCGCGCAAAAGGCGTGTGAGTGCTAAGCGTCAGCGAGCTAAACGAGCAGGCTAAAACGCTGCTTGAGACGACGTTTTCCTACGTAGAGGTAGAGGGCGAGATCTCGCGGCTCGTTAAACACGGCTCGGGCCACTGGTACTTCACGCTAAAAGACGAAAAGGCCGCTATCTCGGCGGTCATTTATAAATTTAACGCCGCCAAGCTCAAATTTGACGTCGCAGACGGTATGAAAGTCGCTCTCTACGGCAAAATTTCGCTCTACTCGCCAAGCGGCAGCTATCAGTTTATAGCAACACTCATACGTCCCAGCGGCGAAGGCGAGCTCGAGCTTGCATTTAAACAGCTAAAAGCGCGGCTTGAGAGTGAAGGGCTTTTTGATATCTCGCGCAAAAAACCGCTGCCTAAATTTCCCCGCAAGATCGCGCTAGTTACGTCAAAAACCTCGGCCGCGCTGCAAGACATGCTGCGTATCGCTTCGCAGCGCTGGGCGCTAGCTGAAATTTTAGTTTTTGACTCGCTAACGCAGGGCGAAACCGCGCCCGCCTCGCTCATACGCGCCCTAAAAAGAGCCGATGATAGCGGCGCGGATGCGATCGTGCTAGCGCGCGGAGGCGGCAGTAGAGAGGATCTGTGGTGCTTTAACGACGAAAATCTAGCCCGCGAGATCTACGCGGCGCGCACGCCCGTGATATCGGCCGTCGGACACGAGATTGATTACGTGATCAGCGACTTTGCGGCTGATTTTCGCGCTCCGACCCCAAGCGCGGCGATGGCTGCGCTACTGCCCGATGCCGGCGAGCTAATGCAAAGCATAGACAGGCTAAGCGAGGCGGCGGACGCGGCTTACTTGCGCGTTTGGGAGCATAAATTTAACGCTCTAGCGATGATGAGAGCGAGATTTTCTCAGGCGAGCCTCACGCAAAAAATCGCTCGAAAAGAGCAAATTTTGCTAAATTTAAGGCAGGTTTTAGACGCTGCCGCGCAGACTAAGCTCCTCAAATTTGAAAACGCGCTAAAACTAGCTCACGCCGCATACGCGCAGCAAGAATTGTTTTTCGCGCAAATTTCAAATTTCGTCCGAGTGCAAAAGGACGGCAAAACCGTAAATCTAAGCGAGCTAAAACCCGGCGACCGCATCGCGCTAAGCTCGGTAAACGCAACCAAAGAGGCGGAAATTTTATAGCTAAATTTGATCCGCGGACGCAGCGACTTAAGTTTTTGGGCGAGTTAAAAATTTTTAAGCTAAAAATAGTAAGATAATAACGCAAATCAAAATTTAAAGGAGCGATATGAAAACGAATGTAAAATTTTTACTAGCCGCGTGCGCCGCGATGCTAATAACCGGCTGCGCAACGGAGAGATCGCGCGTGGTTGAAACACCAAAAGTCCAAACCCTAAACACTAACTATCAAGGACAAAAGATAGCCGTTTCAATCGGCCGATTTAGCAACCAGTCCTCATACCAAAACGGCGTATTTTCAGACGGCGAGGACAGACTAGGCAACCAAGCCCAGACCATCCTCATCTCAAATTTACAGCAAAGCGGGCGCTTCTCGGTGCTTGACCGCAGCAACATGCGCGCCATCAAAGAAGAAAGCGCGCTAAACAAAGAGGCGCAAAACATCAAGGGCGCAAGATACGTCATCACGGGCGACGTGACGGAGTTTGGCCGCAAAACTACGGGCGATCACCAGCTTTTCGGGATACTTGGCAAAGGCAAAACGCAAACCGCCTATGCGAAGGTAAATCTTAACGTCGTGGACGTGAAAAACTCCGAGGTGATCTACTCCACTCAGGGCGCGGGCGAGTATGAACTATCAAACCGCGAGGTGCTGGGATTTGGCGGAAGTGCCGGGTATGATTCGACGCTAAACGGCAAGGTGCTAAGCCTAGCCATCATCGAAGCCGTAAACAACCTAACGCGCGGGCTTGAAAGCGGCGCTTTTAACGCGAAATAAGGATAAATTTTGCGCTTTAAAACTCTAGCAAATTTCGCGCTCGCCTCCGCCGCCGCCCTGCTGCTCTCTGGCTGCGCGGACGACTCGCCTAGACAGCTATACTACTGGGACGGCGCCTACACGAGCTCGGTCTACGAGTACCTAACCGAAGAAAGCGACGCGGGCGCGCAGATCGCCGCGCTCGAGGAGAGCCTGCAAAAAGCTTATCAAAGAGCCGCCAAAGCTCCGCCCGGACTACACGCGCATCTAGGTTTGCTCTATCTTTCGCAGGGAAACGGGGCTAAATTTAAAGCCTACGTCGAAAAAGAAGCCGAGCTCTATCCCGAGTCGCGCGACTACGCGATGTTTTTGCTAAATCAAAATAGCAAAACTCGGGGCGCGGCGGGCAAAACCGAGGCAAATTTAAGCGAGCAGACGAAGGAAAAACCAGGCGCAAGCGAGCCGAATTTAAGCGACAAAGGCTCAAATTTAGGCGAGCAAACGAGCAAGCAAAATTTAAAAAACAAGCAAGCAAAACTAGCCAAAACGAGTAAGAGCGCAAAAGGAAGCCAAAATGAAAAATAAAATAAAATCGGCGCTTCTTTGCGCATTTGCGGTGCTGTTTTTGGGAGCGTGCGCAGGCTCGCAGCCCGAGGTTTACGACTATTCTGCGTTTTTACAGACTAAGCCTCGCTCGATCGTCGTCATGATGCCTACCAGCGACTCAGCCGAGATTAAGGCCTCCGCAGCGGTGCTGGCAAACGCGCTTTATCCGCTTAGCGAGGCGGGGTATTACGTATTTTCCCCCGCGCTCGTAAACGAGACCTTTAAAAACAACGGCATCTACGACGCTGGAGAGATCGCGCAGATCTCTACGTACAAGCTAAAGCAGATATTTGGCGCCGACGCCGCGCTCTACCTCAACGTCGCGGACTACGGCACCTCGTATATGCTGATTAGCAGCGTCACGCGCGTGAGCGTAGCGGCGACTCTAGTAGACCTAAACACGGGCGCCGTGCTCTGGCAAAAAAGTGCCACTGCGGCAAACGACTCCGGCGACGGCGGCGGCAACCTCATCGGCATGCTAGTCTCCGCGCTAGTTAAACAGATCGCCGACTCGGTCTCGGACGCTAGCTTTGACCTCTCGGCGCGCGCGGACGCGATTTTGTTTAGCACCGACTGCCGAGACTGCTTGCTCTACGGCCCGTATTCGCCGCGCTACGGCCAGGATAGACAGCTTGGCGGCGGCAAATAAATTTTAAAAAGGACGAAAATGAAACTAGCCGAGGCGCTGATACTGCGCGCCGACATACAAAAACGCATCGAGCAGCTAAAATCAAGGCTCGCGGACAACGCAAAGGTGCAAGAGGGCGAAAATCCCAGCGAGGAGCCAAAGGTGCTGCTAGCCGAGCTAGACGCACTCACGGGTGAGCTTGAGCGCCTAATCGTTCGGATAAATTTAACCAACTGCACCGCAAAAGCGGACGGCAAAAGCCTAACCTAGCTAATCGCCAAGCGCGACATACTCACGCTAAAAGCAGGCGCGCTGCGGGCTTTCGCACAAGCTGCCGCGCAAAAAGTGGAAATTTATTCGCGCAGTGAGATTAAAATTTTAAGCACGGTCGACGTCGCGGCGTTGCAAAAGCAGGTGGACGAGCTAGCAAAGCAGATCAGGCAGCTTGATACGACGCTGCAAGGCGCGAACTGGCAGACCGATCTGATCGAAAGCTAAAAGCGTAAAATTTAGAAAAATTTCGGGTAAGTATCGCAAGAGGCGAGTACAAAACTCACCTGCGAAGCAGGTTTATGGCAGCGCTCGCGGAAACGGGCGCACCCCTTTTACGATTTATTTTCAGTAAATTTACAAGGGCAATGTGACTACGCAATGTAACTACCGCGTACTGATCTAGCGATACCGAGGGCGGGAACGGGGAAATTTAAAAACGAAATTTTGATTTTAACGGCGCGATTTGTGGGCACGCGGCAAAATTTAGCGGCGATTTTGGCGGGTTTGACGCTCAAATTTTGCGTTAAATTTAGGCGCGCTTGCCATTTTGCATTTTAGCTGCGAGCGTCAAATTTTACAAAAATCATAAAATTTAGCCAAATTTAAAGGATGAAATTTGAAATTTAAAACCTTTGCGCTGGCGGCCGCGTTTTGCTTTGCAACCGGCATACATGCGGAGCTTGCGATAGAAGCGAATTCCATAAATTTTAGAAAAACGAGCAGCACGGAGCTAAATCTCGCGGACGCAAAAGACGCCAAATTTCAAAACGCACGATTTCAAAGCGCAGATATCGCAGCGCGCGGCACAAACTCGAACTCATCGCAAAAAACGACCCTCATCGACGAAGCGAAAAATTTCTACCGCGTGGACGAGCTGCTGTTTCGCAGCGCTCAGCTTGACGGAAGCTACGCCGCAAAGCTGCATGAGCTAGGCATCAAAAGCATCGTAAATCTGCGCCATTTCAGCAGAGGCGGCGACAAAAGGGCGTTTGGGGATCAATTTTGGCTCGCAAATAAGCCGCTTCAAAGCCAGGAGTAAGCCCGCGCAGATAGCGGACGTCTTGCGCACCATTCGCGAGCGCCAAAAGGAGGGCGCCGTGCTCGTGCACTGCTATCACGGAGCCGATCGCACTGGACTTGTGGTGGCGATGTACCGCGTGATCTATCAGGGCTGGAGCCTGGATGCCGCGCGTAGCGAGATGATAGAGGGCGGATACGGCTTTCACTCCATGTGGCAGGATATCGCGGGCTTTTTGACGCCGCAAAACGAAGCGCTCGTGAGGGCTGAGCTAGGAATTTAGACGAAATTTCGCCCGTCCGCCAAATAATGTAGATTTTATAAAAATAAGCGCTGCGGATTTAAATCTATTTCAAATTTGCCATATAATAGCATTAAATTTTAGAGTCGCAAGCAAAAAACGATCTTGGTTTAGCAAGCCAAACGCAATCTTTGCTCGCGACAACTTTGTGGCACATAAAAACAGAGAAATTTTAACTTGCCGATCAAAAAAAGCGAGCCAAAAGCCTAATGGCGGCAGTTTTTGCAGTCCTTTACGGTCACTAGCACATTCATCTTTTCGATAAAATTTCCGAGCTTTCTCTCCAAACTTTCCTTGTACTCGCTCAGCGCCTCGCAGAAGTTATAGTCCTCGACGTGTCCGCAGCTCTCGCATACGACGTGGATGTGCGGGTAGCTAAAGATATCGTAGCGCGCCTTTTGGTTCGGCATATTGACCTCGACGACGAGCCCCTCGTCTTTGAGCATATTTAGGTTTTTATACACCGTCGCGAGCGATACGGACGGGTTTTCGGCGCAGATCTCCTCGTAAAGCTCATCGATCGTCGGGTGCGTGTGGCGATCGAGGATCTTGAGCACGCTGAGGCGCTGCGGGGTGGCTTTGAGGCCGTGATTTTTGAGAAGTTCCATATAGTTCATCGTTTTTCCTGATATTTTTTAGCTAAATATACAAAAATTTTATTTAAAACTTCTTTATAGTTGGTAATATAAATTATTATTTACTAAAATTTGTGTCATTTGTAGTCAAATTTATGCTTTTTGCGAGTTTAAGCGCTATACTCAAGGTAAATTTTAGACGTTTGGTTTTAAATTTACCCTACCGAATTTAGCGTTTTGGGGCATAAATTTGAAGGCGACTTAAATTTGACGTTTTGCTCGCCGAATTTAAATAAAAATCCGGCTTTTTAATACGGCGTAAATTTTGCTATCGATCGTTGCAACCGATCGCCGCTTATAATCGCCGCCGTAAAATTTATTTTTGTCGGTTGCGGCGATACAGCAGCGTTTTAGATACGGCTACGTTTTTTTTCGCATTTTTGAGTTTTCGCTAATTGCGATTTTAAATTTCTATGCCTTGCCGCACGGCTAAATTTATGAGCAAAAATCTGCTTAAATTTTACCTTTTTGATAAAATCAGCGTCCAGTCAAGCACTGGCGCCAAATTTAAGCGTTTTATAGACGGTAAAAACGAAAGTCTGCAATGTTTTTTAGCGATTTTATCCTAGGGCGCAGCGAGCAAAACAAACCTTATCGCAAAAGCCTATCGCGGCTCAAATTTAACCCAAAATTCACTCGCAAGCCAGCCCGTAAAAAAGATAAACGAAGATAAAAATCAATAAAACCGGCTTGATGCGCGCAAATTTGCCCGTGCCGTTTAAGACACGGTAAATCAAAGTAAGAGCGGCGAGAAAGTATAAAAAGGTTTGTTTCGCTCAAATTGTTCGCCTTTTCCGCCAAAATACGCTCGCCAAAACGCACAAGAACGCTTCAGCTCAAATTTAATCCGCCGTTTCGGCTAAAATTTTCTCGCAAACGCTTGCCGCATCGATACCAAGAGCCTTCTCGACATCAGCCGTAGCGCCGTGCGGGATAAACGCGTCGTCAAACTCAAAGCTAACGATGCGCACGTCAAAAATGCGCCGATCCTGCAAAAACGCGGCCAAAATCTCGCCTACGCCGCCTTTTTTTGCGGTATCGGAAAAGACGTACCAAATTTTATGCTTGCGCGCGAGCTCTTGCAAAAGTTCGCCGTCAAGCGGCTTAACAAACACTAGATCAACGAGGCTCGGGTCAAATTTGCCGTTCGTTTTTTCTAGTAAAATTTTGCGCGCGGCGTTTGCTTTGCCAACGGCGTTGCCATAAGCGATAAAGGCCGCTTTACCGCCGCCCTCGACCAAGATTTCGCCCTTTCCGAGCTTTAGCTCTCGCGCCTCAAATTCGCCCTGCGCCAGCGCAAAAGCTCCGCGCGGATAGCGAAAAGCGCAAGGCCCCTCGTGAGCGTAAGCGTAGCGCATCGTAAGCCTAAAACTATCGGCACAGCGAGGCGCGAAAATCGTCAAATTCGGGATCAAATTTAGATAGCTCACGTCAAACGCGCCCTGATGCGTCTCGCCGTCCTCGCCGACGATACCCGCGCGGTCCATCGCAAAGACGACGTTTAGGTTCATGATCGCGCAGTCGTGCACGACCTGGTCAAACGCCCGCTGCAAAAAGGTCGAATAAATCGCGATAAACGGCTTAAAGCCCTCCTTGGCCATCGCGGCCATAGAGGCGACGGCGTGCTGCTCAGCGATCGCGACGTCCCAAAATCTATCCGGAAACCTCTCCATCAAAGCGTCTATGCCCGTGCCCGTAGGCATCGCGGCGGTCACTCCGACGATATTTTTATGCTCGCTAGCTAGCTCGGTCAAATTTTCCGCAAAGAGCGCGGTGGCCGATTTGGCGGCTGATTTTTTGATGGCTTCGCCGCTTTGCAAATCAAACGGACTCACGCCGTGCCAGCTGGCCAGATGCCCCTCGGCCTTTTCGTAGCCTTTGCCTTTTAGCGTCTGCGCGTGCACGACGACGGGCTTTTTCATACCTTTTGCGACGCTAAAAGCCTCGATGAGCGCCCCCACGTCGTGGCCGTTTACGGGGCCAATATACTCGAGTCCTAGCTCCTCGAAAAACATCCCGGGCGTAAATATCCTGATGCCCTCCTCCATCCTACGCGCCATGTATGCGGCGCCGTCGGGCATATAGCTCAAAAATTTCTCTACGCGGCTTTTAAACTTCTGATACAGCGGCCCGGCCATCATCTGCGAGAGGTAGTTGCTAAAGGCGCCGATGGGCTTGCTGATGCTCATTTCATTGTCGTTTAGAACGACTACGCAAGGGTTTTTGATATCGCCCAGTTCATTTAGCGCCTCGTATGCGATGCCCGCGCTCATCGAGCCGTCGCCGATAAAGGCCACGGGGATGCGATCCTCGCCCTTTAGCTTGATCGCCTTTGACGCGCCCACTGCTAGCGAGATAGAGGTAGAGCTGTGCCCCGCGATAAAGTAGTCGTATTTGCTCTCGGAAGGCTTGGTGTAGCCGCTGATACCGCCGAATTTTCTAAGCGTATCAAAATTATCCCAGCGTCCGGTGATTAGCTTGTGCGCGTAGCTTTGGTGGCTAACATCAAATATAAACGGATCTTTTGCAGCATCAAAAACATAGTGCATCGCGACGATAAGCTCGACTGCGCCGATGTTTGAGCTCAGATGCCCGCCGTTTGCGCTGACGGTTTGTAAAATTTTATCCCGGAGCTTCCCGCAAAGCGCCTCGAGCTCCTGCACGTTCATAGATTTTACGTCTATCATTGTCCTATTATCTTTTTGATTTTTTCTAGTCTAGCTTCGATCGTGCCCTCGAGGTTGCCCGCATCGCTGAGCACGATCGCTCCGCCCGCGCTGATAGCCTCGTCGGCGGAGATTTTGACGTTTTGTCCGGAGAAATTTTCTTTGATAAACTCGTAATCTTTCGGATTTACTTTAACCTGCACCTCTTTAGCGTCTCTTATCTCGCTAAAAAGCTCTTTGCAGATAGCCGCGGCGATGTTTGCCGAATTTAGCGAAATCTCTTTTTTCACGACCTCTTTTGCGACCTCGACTGCGGTGGTAGGCAGCTGCGCTTCGCTAGATGCGATGAGGCTTTCAAATTTAGCCGCCTGCTCTTCTAGCTTATTTATAGATCCCAGATACCTGCTCTCAAGCGCTTTTAGCTCCTCGTCGAATTTAGCCGCCGCATCGTCTCTACCCTGTTTTATGCCGTCCTCTTTGGCGCGCTGGACTTCGCTCTCTAAACGCTTGGCGAATTCGCTTTCTTGATGTTCGATTTGCATTTGCAGCTTTATCATACTGCCGCTCATCTCGTCGGTGCGCTTTAGTAGCTCCTCGATAAAGCTTGGCTCGGGCTTAAAATGCGCGCCTTGCTCTTTTTCTTCGCTTAAATTTAAGCCATCTTGCTCGCCGCTTAAAGCTCGCTCGTGTTGATGTTCTGACGCGCGCCGAGTTTCGCTCTCGTGAGCTACGTGCGCATCCTCGCTTCTTTTTTCCTGGCCTAAAATTTTAAATCGATAGTTTTCTACGAAGTGCTCTTTTGAGCGCTCATTTGTTATTACGCTGCTTTTCATTCTATCATCTCATCGGCTTCGCCTATTTGGAATGCCCCGCCCTCGGCTAGGGCTTGGACCTGTTCTACGATGCGGCGCTGCGCCTCTTCGACATCTTTTACGCGCACCGCGCCCAAAAACTGCATCTCCTCTTTAAATGCTTCGCTGGCGCGCTGAGACATACTTGAGAGGAATTTCTCTTTAAGCGCGTCTCCACTGCCTTTTAGCGCGACCATGAGGTCTTTTTTATCGACGTTCTTAAGTATCTCGCGGATAGCGGCTTGGTTGAGAGTGTTGATATCCTCAAACGTAAACATAAGCTCTTTGATCGTCGTAGCGAGTTTGTCGTCGATATCTTCGATGTATTCGATCGTTGCTTTGGACGCCTTTTGACCGAGGCGGTTTAACACCTCTGCCACGGCTCTTGGTCCGCCGACTTCGACCTTGTAGGACGTGAGGCTCTCTAGCTTGCCCTCAAGCACGGTTGAAACGCGCTTGATGATGGACGGGCTGATATCGCCTAAATTTGCCATCCTAACGACGACCTCGCTTCTAAGCTCGTCGTTAAAAAACGAAAGCGTCTCGGCTGCGCTGGTTGAATCCATATGCGCCAAAATAAGCGCGATAGTCTGAGGGTGCTCGGTCATGATAAAGTCCGCAAGCTGCTGAGGCTTGACCTTAGTAAGATAGCCGAAGCTTTTTGAGTTTTCCATACTTTTTGCGAGCTTATCGAGGATCTTTTGCGCGGTTTCAGGACCGAAGGTGCGGTATAAAATTTCTTTCGCGTACTCTAAGCCGCCGCTTCTCATGTATTGATTTGACTGCATGAGAGCGTAAAATTCTTCTAAAACAGCGGCTGCCACGTTTTTATCCATACTTTTTGCGGTAGCTATGTAGCGCGAAATTTCGGTTATGACGTCAACTTCCATATGAGAAAAGAGTAGAGTCGTGACGTCCTCGCCCAGCTGAATAAGCAAAATAGCGATCTTTTCGGGCATAGAAAGATCGTCATACACCATCTTTTGCTGTTCGTTTAGCTTTGTTGCCATTAAAAGTCCTTACGGTTGCTAAAATCCGAGTCGTTTTTGACTAGGTCTTGTAGCAAGACGGCGATCTCCTCGCTTCGCTCTTGCACGATTAGTTTCATCTTCTCTAGCAATACGTCGTAGCGTAGATCGTCCTCGTTAAAGTTATCGCCGATACCCAGCTGCTCCTCGACCTTTTTCCTAGCGGCTTGAAATTTCTCCAGCGTATCTTCGCTGTCGTCAAGCTGAATGTCGTTATCAGGTATCTCGGGCTCTTCCTCTTTGATCTCCTCAAGCATCTTAGCCATAAACGGCACGATGACTTTTTTGTAGAATATATAAAGCAAAATCGCGGCGAAAATATACTTTAGGATCGGTAAAAACGGCACTACGTAAAGATCGAAAAAGGACTGAACCTTGCCCGCAGGCGTCTGTCCGTCTTGACGCTGGAACTCAAAGTTGCTAACCGTAACCTCGTCGCCTCTGTTTTGATCAAAGCCGATAGACTGACGGATGAGAGCGTCGATGCGCGCCAGCTGCTCTTTATCAAGCGGCACGTAGGCTACCTCTTTGGTCGGATTTCCGTTTTCGTCTTTTTTATTTTCGTACTTTCCGTCCACCACGACAGCGGCGCTTAGGCGGTTTATCTTAGCAAACTGATCCTTGACGCGCTCGACTTTTTTTGAGATTTCATAGTTTGTCGTGGATGAGCTTTTTGAGTATAGCTCTTTCATTTTACCGTCTTGCAAGCCTTCGACCGGACCGATATTGCTAACAGCTCCGGGCACGCCTTGCACTTCGGCTTCTTTACTGCCTTGACGCTTTTCTTCGACATTTTGCTCGCTTCTAGCTACGGAATTTGGATCAAAGGTCTCGCTTTGGCTATCTTTTCTAGCAAAGTCGAAATCTATGGTGACTTTGGCTACGACCTTATCCGAGCCGCCCACGATAGGCGATAGGACGTTTATGATCTTTTCTTCGAGATTGTGCTCGGCGTCGCGTTTATAGCGGATTTGTTGCGTGATCTGATCGCTATCGTATTCGCCGTCCTCCTCGCCAAGCGGCACCCCGTCTTGGCTCACGATTTTTACCTGCTCGGGTTTTAAATTTGCCACCGCGGCCGCGACTAAATTTTTAATGCCCGTGATTTGTTTTAAATTTAAACTCTGCCCGTCTTTCAAATTTAACACGATAGAGGCGCTTGGAGGCGTAGCTCTCTCGGTAAAAAGAGTTTCTTTGGGTATCGCGATACGCACGATGGCTTTGTTTATCGGCGCCAGGCTTTCGATCGTGCGGGCTAGCTCACCCTCTAAAGCACGCTGAAATTTAACCTTTTGCTCGGCATCCGTCGCGCCAAATTCTTGCTTATCGAAAATCTCAAATCCAACCTTACCGTCCTTTAAAATCCCAAGCGATGCGATTGAAATCCTCTCACGGTAAACGTCCGAGTTTGGCACCAAAATCGTGCCCTCGTTTACAATTTTATACTTTACCTTATCTTTTTCAAGCTGCTGAATAATTAACGCAGAGTCCGCGGCTGAGGTGTTTTCAAATAGTACGCTATAACCGTCGTAGTTTTCGTTTGAGCTTTTGTAAATGCTCAAAAACACCAAAAAACCGACCACGAGTATGATCGAGCCCGCGGCGACTAGGCGCTGCCTTAACGAGAGATTGTGATAGACCTGGCCGATTTGCTGAACTGCGGTTTTAAAATCCATTTATTTTAAATTTTCCTCGATTTGTTTTAAAACTACGTCGTTTTGACTAGGCAGTCCGATCGTTATGCGAACCGCGTTTAATCCGTAACCTTTTAGATCACGTAAAATTATACCTTTTTTTAATAGATTTTGAGCAAGCTCGCTCGCGTTTTGACGCTCAAACTCAAAAACGATAAAATTCGTAAAGCTCGGCAAATGCTTTATACCATGAAGCTCGGCAAATTTTTCATACTTTTTCATCTCTTTAAAATTTGTTTCAAGCGTCATTTTTACGAACTCTT includes these proteins:
- the fliF gene encoding flagellar basal-body MS-ring/collar protein FliF, which produces MDFKTAVQQIGQVYHNLSLRQRLVAAGSIILVVGFLVFLSIYKSSNENYDGYSVLFENTSAADSALIIQQLEKDKVKYKIVNEGTILVPNSDVYRERISIASLGILKDGKVGFEIFDKQEFGATDAEQKVKFQRALEGELARTIESLAPINKAIVRIAIPKETLFTERATPPSASIVLNLKDGQSLNLKQITGIKNLVAAAVANLKPEQVKIVSQDGVPLGEEDGEYDSDQITQQIRYKRDAEHNLEEKIINVLSPIVGGSDKVVAKVTIDFDFARKDSQSETFDPNSVARSEQNVEEKRQGSKEAEVQGVPGAVSNIGPVEGLQDGKMKELYSKSSSTTNYEISKKVERVKDQFAKINRLSAAVVVDGKYENKKDENGNPTKEVAYVPLDKEQLARIDALIRQSIGFDQNRGDEVTVSNFEFQRQDGQTPAGKVQSFFDLYVVPFLPILKYIFAAILLYIFYKKVIVPFMAKMLEEIKEEEPEIPDNDIQLDDSEDTLEKFQAARKKVEEQLGIGDNFNEDDLRYDVLLEKMKLIVQERSEEIAVLLQDLVKNDSDFSNRKDF
- the dxs gene encoding 1-deoxy-D-xylulose-5-phosphate synthase — protein: MDVKSMNVQELEALCGKLRDKILQTVSANGGHLSSNIGAVELIVAMHYVFDAAKDPFIFDVSHQSYAHKLITGRWDNFDTLRKFGGISGYTKPSESKYDYFIAGHSSTSISLAVGASKAIKLKGEDRIPVAFIGDGSMSAGIAYEALNELGDIKNPCVVVLNDNEMSISKPIGAFSNYLSQMMAGPLYQKFKSRVEKFLSYMPDGAAYMARRMEEGIRIFTPGMFFEELGLEYIGPVNGHDVGALIEAFSVAKGMKKPVVVHAQTLKGKGYEKAEGHLASWHGVSPFDLQSGEAIKKSAAKSATALFAENLTELASEHKNIVGVTAAMPTGTGIDALMERFPDRFWDVAIAEQHAVASMAAMAKEGFKPFIAIYSTFLQRAFDQVVHDCAIMNLNVVFAMDRAGIVGEDGETHQGAFDVSYLNLIPNLTIFAPRCADSFRLTMRYAYAHEGPCAFRYPRGAFALAQGEFEARELKLGKGEILVEGGGKAAFIAYGNAVGKANAARKILLEKTNGKFDPSLVDLVFVKPLDGELLQELARKHKIWYVFSDTAKKGGVGEILAAFLQDRRIFDVRIVSFEFDDAFIPHGATADVEKALGIDAASVCEKILAETAD
- a CDS encoding Fur family transcriptional regulator — its product is MNYMELLKNHGLKATPQRLSVLKILDRHTHPTIDELYEEICAENPSVSLATVYKNLNMLKDEGLVVEVNMPNQKARYDIFSYPHIHVVCESCGHVEDYNFCEALSEYKESLERKLGNFIEKMNVLVTVKDCKNCRH
- the fliH gene encoding flagellar assembly protein FliH produces the protein MKSSVITNERSKEHFVENYRFKILGQEKRSEDAHVAHESETRRASEHQHERALSGEQDGLNLSEEKEQGAHFKPEPSFIEELLKRTDEMSGSMIKLQMQIEHQESEFAKRLESEVQRAKEDGIKQGRDDAAAKFDEELKALESRYLGSINKLEEQAAKFESLIASSEAQLPTTAVEVAKEVVKKEISLNSANIAAAICKELFSEIRDAKEVQVKVNPKDYEFIKENFSGQNVKISADEAISAGGAIVLSDAGNLEGTIEARLEKIKKIIGQ
- the fliG gene encoding flagellar motor switch protein FliG: MATKLNEQQKMVYDDLSMPEKIAILLIQLGEDVTTLLFSHMEVDVITEISRYIATAKSMDKNVAAAVLEEFYALMQSNQYMRSGGLEYAKEILYRTFGPETAQKILDKLAKSMENSKSFGYLTKVKPQQLADFIMTEHPQTIALILAHMDSTSAAETLSFFNDELRSEVVVRMANLGDISPSIIKRVSTVLEGKLESLTSYKVEVGGPRAVAEVLNRLGQKASKATIEYIEDIDDKLATTIKELMFTFEDINTLNQAAIREILKNVDKKDLMVALKGSGDALKEKFLSSMSQRASEAFKEEMQFLGAVRVKDVEEAQRRIVEQVQALAEGGAFQIGEADEMIE